From one Pseudomonas fluorescens genomic stretch:
- a CDS encoding DUF488 domain-containing protein has product MIRCKRVYDPQDAADGQRVLVDRLWPRNKRKDQLQALWLPQVAPSTALRQAFHKGEMDFAGFAEQYRQELTAQPVHWWKLLGMAGQGDVTLLYAGKDTAHNNATVLAQWLEDELERQGPGSSPVCYADEFKP; this is encoded by the coding sequence ATGATCCGCTGCAAACGCGTTTATGACCCGCAGGACGCCGCCGATGGCCAGCGGGTGCTGGTCGACCGGCTGTGGCCGCGCAACAAGCGCAAGGACCAGCTGCAGGCTTTGTGGCTGCCGCAGGTGGCGCCTTCAACGGCGTTGCGTCAGGCTTTTCACAAGGGAGAGATGGATTTTGCCGGCTTTGCCGAGCAGTATCGCCAGGAGCTGACGGCCCAGCCTGTGCATTGGTGGAAGCTACTGGGCATGGCCGGGCAGGGCGATGTGACCTTGCTGTATGCCGGCAAGGACACCGCGCACAACAATGCCACGGTACTGGCGCAGTGGCTTGAGGATGAGTTGGAGCGCCAGGGGCCGGGGAGTTCGCCGGTGTGTTATGCCGACGAATTCAAACCTTGA
- a CDS encoding inorganic phosphate transporter has translation MTTPTLAGSPSLANHDPRPRLDHKPGRTTLTLFFGLLVAGLVYTAWSLMRDIDATGTVVTTWTPFLLLGLALLIALGFEFVNGFHDTANAVATVIYTHSLPPSVAVVWSGCFNFLGVLLSSGAVAFGIIALLPVELILQVGSSAGFSMVFALLLSAIIWNLGTWWLGLPASSSHTLIGSIIGVGIANALMHGRDGSSGVDWTQASKVGYSLLLSPLVGFSCAALLLLALRMLVKRRELYQAPVGNTPPPWWIRGLLILTCTGVSFAHGSNDGQKGMGLIMLILVGTLPMAYALNRTMPADQSLQFAAVAEVTQQALQRSTAHPAPADPRQTLSAFIRQPQASDELLPALAALAGMIGTEVKGYGSLNKVPAEAMANVRNDMYLTSEAIRLIDKHQLGQFDADTQAKVQLFKQQIDSATRYIPLWVKIAVAIALGLGTMVGWRRIVVTVGEKIGKTHLTYAQGASAELVAMCTIGAADMYGLPVSTTHVLSSGVAGSMVANGSGLQMRTLFNLLMAWVLTLPAAIVLAGGLYWVFRQVF, from the coding sequence ATGACCACCCCGACCCTGGCTGGCAGCCCATCGCTGGCCAACCACGACCCACGCCCCCGTCTCGATCACAAACCCGGCCGCACCACCCTGACCCTGTTCTTTGGCTTGCTCGTGGCCGGCCTGGTGTATACCGCCTGGAGCCTGATGCGCGACATCGACGCCACCGGCACCGTGGTCACCACCTGGACACCGTTTCTGCTGCTCGGCCTGGCATTGCTGATTGCCCTGGGCTTCGAGTTCGTCAACGGCTTTCACGACACCGCCAACGCCGTGGCCACGGTGATCTACACCCATTCGCTGCCACCGTCGGTGGCTGTGGTCTGGTCCGGCTGTTTCAATTTTCTCGGCGTGCTGCTGTCCAGTGGCGCAGTGGCATTCGGCATCATCGCCTTGTTGCCGGTGGAGCTGATTTTGCAGGTCGGCTCCTCGGCCGGCTTCTCGATGGTTTTCGCCCTGCTGCTGTCGGCAATCATCTGGAACCTAGGTACCTGGTGGCTGGGCCTGCCGGCCTCGTCGTCACATACCCTGATCGGCTCGATCATCGGCGTCGGCATCGCCAACGCGCTGATGCACGGACGCGATGGCAGCAGCGGCGTGGACTGGACCCAAGCCAGCAAGGTCGGCTATTCGCTGCTGCTCTCGCCGCTGGTGGGTTTTTCCTGCGCGGCGCTGTTGCTGCTGGCCCTGCGCATGCTGGTCAAGCGCCGCGAGCTGTACCAGGCGCCGGTGGGCAATACGCCGCCACCCTGGTGGATTCGCGGGCTACTGATTCTCACCTGCACCGGGGTGTCGTTCGCCCATGGCTCCAACGACGGGCAAAAAGGCATGGGCCTGATCATGCTGATCCTGGTCGGCACCCTGCCCATGGCCTATGCCCTCAACCGAACCATGCCGGCAGACCAGTCGCTGCAGTTTGCCGCGGTAGCCGAGGTCACCCAGCAGGCCTTGCAGCGCAGTACCGCGCACCCGGCACCGGCGGATCCACGTCAGACCCTCAGCGCCTTCATCCGCCAGCCGCAGGCCAGCGACGAGCTGCTACCGGCCCTGGCGGCGCTGGCCGGCATGATCGGCACCGAGGTCAAAGGCTATGGTTCGCTGAACAAGGTACCGGCAGAGGCCATGGCCAACGTGCGCAACGACATGTACCTGACCAGCGAGGCCATCCGCCTGATCGACAAGCATCAATTGGGGCAGTTCGATGCCGATACCCAGGCCAAGGTGCAGCTGTTCAAGCAACAGATCGACAGCGCCACCCGCTACATTCCGCTGTGGGTGAAGATCGCCGTGGCCATCGCCCTGGGGCTGGGGACCATGGTCGGCTGGCGGCGGATCGTAGTGACCGTCGGCGAGAAGATCGGCAAGACCCACCTGACCTACGCCCAGGGCGCTTCGGCGGAGCTGGTGGCGATGTGCACCATCGGTGCGGCGGACATGTACGGGCTGCCGGTGTCGACTACCCATGTCCTGTCGTCCGGGGTAGCCGGGAGCATGGTTGCCAACGGCTCGGGCTTGCAGATGCGCACCCTGTTCAACCTGCTGATGGCCTGGGTGCTGACCTTGCCGGCGGCGATTGTGCTGGCGGGGGGGTTGTATTGGGTGTTTCGGCAGGTGTTTTAG
- a CDS encoding DUF934 domain-containing protein, whose protein sequence is MRNVIGLRNGQAQLIEHDPWQLLREPGEVLPDGLLILPLATWIARRAERPMGRDGLWLGPDDEIEPLRAWLPQVPLIAVDFPSFRDGRGYSQAYLLRTRLGWHGELRAVGDVLRDQLSHMRQCGFDSYAVREDKCAEDALLGLAGMSVLYGRSVIEPRPLFRRR, encoded by the coding sequence ATGCGTAATGTAATTGGCCTGCGCAATGGTCAAGCGCAGTTGATCGAGCACGATCCCTGGCAGCTGTTGCGCGAACCCGGCGAGGTGCTGCCCGATGGCCTGCTGATCTTGCCGCTGGCCACCTGGATTGCCCGCCGCGCCGAGCGGCCCATGGGCCGTGACGGTTTGTGGCTGGGGCCGGACGATGAGATCGAGCCGCTGCGTGCCTGGCTGCCCCAGGTGCCGCTGATCGCGGTGGATTTCCCCAGCTTTCGTGACGGCCGTGGCTACAGCCAGGCGTACCTGTTGCGCACCCGGCTGGGCTGGCATGGTGAGCTGCGCGCGGTGGGTGATGTGCTGCGCGACCAGCTCAGCCATATGCGCCAGTGCGGCTTCGACAGTTACGCCGTGCGGGAAGACAAATGCGCCGAGGATGCCTTGCTGGGCCTGGCCGGCATGAGCGTGCTGTACGGGCGTTCGGTGATCGAGCCGCGGCCGTTGTTTCGTCGGCGCTGA
- a CDS encoding glutathione S-transferase N-terminal domain-containing protein, translated as MTDLSAFPITRKWPARQPELLQLYSLPTPNGVKVSIMLEEIGLAYEVHKVSFETNDQLTPEFISLSANNKIPAILDPNGPGGQALALFESGAILIYLAEKTGKLLPADPAKRYETLQWLMFQMGGIGPMFGQLGFFNKFAGKAYEDKRPRDRYVAESRRLLGVLDKRLQGRDWVMDEYSIADIAILPWVRNLIGFYEAGELVGFDDFANVKRVLAAFVARPTVERGLKIPA; from the coding sequence ATGACTGATCTCAGTGCATTCCCGATCACCCGCAAATGGCCTGCCCGACAGCCTGAGCTGCTGCAGCTGTACTCGCTGCCTACGCCCAACGGCGTGAAAGTGTCGATCATGCTCGAGGAGATCGGCCTGGCCTACGAGGTGCACAAGGTCAGCTTTGAAACCAATGACCAGCTGACTCCGGAATTCATCTCCCTGAGCGCCAACAACAAGATCCCGGCGATCCTCGACCCCAATGGCCCGGGCGGCCAGGCGCTGGCATTGTTCGAGTCCGGGGCGATCCTGATCTACCTGGCGGAAAAGACCGGCAAGCTGCTGCCTGCGGACCCGGCCAAGCGCTACGAAACCCTGCAGTGGTTGATGTTCCAGATGGGCGGGATCGGGCCGATGTTTGGCCAGTTGGGGTTCTTCAACAAGTTTGCTGGCAAGGCGTATGAAGACAAGCGTCCGCGTGATCGTTACGTGGCCGAGTCGCGGCGTTTGCTCGGGGTGCTGGACAAGCGCCTGCAGGGGCGCGATTGGGTGATGGACGAGTACAGCATTGCCGACATCGCGATTTTGCCCTGGGTGCGCAACCTGATCGGTTTTTACGAGGCCGGTGAGCTGGTCGGCTTTGATGACTTTGCCAACGTCAAGCGGGTGCTGGCGGCGTTTGTGGCGCGGCCGACGGTGGAGCGGGGGTTGAAGATTCCTGCTTAG
- a CDS encoding lipase family protein, which translates to MTLQKTFAFGLSLLALSLSAVAAETFAPKADPLQGDGRVSAFYSWSQAIPASPGKLLRSEPLEQTLSLPGAASQLRILYSSTDGIDGKTPVAVSGALFIPKGKAPAGGWPVVTWGHGTVGVADVCAPSWAGRSYRDVQYLARWLNEGYAIVATDYQGLGVPGGHPLLNNRMAAYGILDAARAAIAGVPGLANKVLVVGQSQGGAGAFASAAYAPTYAPELGLKGSVGTGVIYTVGAKNVGEQDQDKVDASLAYGFYTLLAAQQYDPSIDPRDFYTDKALPLFEQARTTCLSSLVADVVGTGLTPANTRKANSGEQLKPWLAQVSYPTLKLAQPIFIGTGAEDKTPAAATQVALMQDACKTGSIVEGHLYKGLGHSETVNASLKDSLPFARKVFSDQPIAPICNPTVQ; encoded by the coding sequence ATGACACTGCAAAAAACCTTCGCCTTCGGCCTGAGCCTGCTGGCCCTGTCGCTCAGCGCCGTGGCCGCTGAAACCTTCGCGCCCAAAGCCGACCCGCTGCAAGGCGATGGCCGGGTCTCGGCGTTCTACAGCTGGAGCCAGGCCATCCCGGCCAGCCCAGGCAAACTGCTGCGCAGCGAACCCCTGGAACAAACCCTGAGCCTGCCCGGCGCCGCCTCGCAGTTGCGCATCCTCTACAGCTCTACCGACGGCATCGACGGCAAGACCCCGGTGGCCGTCTCCGGCGCGCTGTTCATTCCCAAGGGCAAGGCGCCGGCAGGCGGCTGGCCGGTGGTGACCTGGGGCCATGGCACGGTGGGCGTGGCGGATGTCTGCGCGCCGTCCTGGGCCGGGCGCTCGTACCGCGACGTGCAGTACCTGGCGCGCTGGCTCAACGAGGGCTATGCCATTGTCGCCACCGACTACCAGGGCCTGGGCGTGCCCGGCGGCCACCCGCTGCTGAACAACCGCATGGCTGCCTACGGCATCCTCGACGCTGCCCGCGCGGCGATTGCCGGGGTGCCGGGCTTGGCCAACAAGGTGCTGGTGGTCGGCCAGTCCCAGGGCGGCGCCGGCGCCTTCGCCTCGGCCGCCTATGCGCCGACCTACGCCCCGGAGCTGGGCCTGAAGGGCAGCGTCGGCACCGGGGTGATCTACACCGTCGGCGCGAAGAACGTCGGCGAACAGGACCAGGACAAGGTCGACGCCTCCCTGGCCTATGGCTTCTACACCCTGCTGGCAGCCCAGCAGTACGACCCGAGCATCGACCCGCGCGACTTCTACACCGACAAGGCCCTGCCGCTGTTCGAGCAGGCCCGCACCACCTGCCTGTCGTCGCTGGTGGCCGATGTGGTCGGCACCGGCCTGACCCCGGCCAACACCCGCAAGGCCAACAGCGGCGAGCAGCTCAAACCCTGGCTGGCGCAGGTGTCCTACCCAACCCTGAAACTCGCCCAGCCGATCTTCATCGGCACCGGCGCCGAAGACAAGACCCCGGCCGCCGCCACCCAGGTAGCGCTGATGCAGGACGCCTGCAAGACCGGCTCGATCGTCGAAGGTCACTTGTACAAGGGCCTGGGCCATAGCGAAACGGTCAATGCCTCGCTCAAGGACTCGCTGCCCTTCGCCCGCAAAGTGTTCAGCGACCAGCCCATCGCACCGATCTGCAACCCCACCGTGCAATAA
- a CDS encoding LLM class flavin-dependent oxidoreductase: MSIEFFTRLPLHGETQFLPGDPRNRGDWHADADDSTGAVSNFAVGDHFTYIDYLGQIARAAEINGFGGALMVNAPSGEEPWTVCSLLARETRTLSYVTAFQPFHYTPWVAVQQAATYQRASGNRLVWNIINGGSDTVQRQVGDFSDHDERYERAIEFMDVVKGYWHSENFHYQGRFYKAEGGGLRGPQKKAELPLICTAGSSLAAREFAARHADFYLMRAEHPSEIRALIADIRERALKHGRSNIRFGLSIDVITRETEALALAEAKRFFDEGVAKGAVKAVAAHAGLRTARKLSYESEYAAKDETRPFDDFFIYPNVWAGFGYIGIPPGLALVGSYENVVARIREYNQLGIDLFFLAGYPHLEEAYRLGEHILPHFRSERAPLKRIDTQAPALRAAGA; this comes from the coding sequence GTGAGCATCGAATTCTTCACCCGCCTGCCCTTGCACGGCGAAACCCAGTTCCTCCCTGGCGACCCGCGCAACCGCGGCGACTGGCATGCCGACGCCGACGACAGCACCGGCGCGGTCTCGAACTTTGCCGTGGGCGATCACTTCACCTACATCGACTACCTCGGGCAGATCGCCCGCGCCGCCGAGATCAACGGCTTTGGTGGCGCACTGATGGTCAACGCGCCGTCCGGTGAAGAGCCATGGACGGTGTGCTCGCTGCTGGCCCGCGAGACCCGTACCTTAAGCTACGTCACCGCCTTCCAACCCTTCCACTACACGCCCTGGGTTGCCGTGCAGCAGGCGGCGACCTACCAGCGCGCCAGCGGCAACCGCCTGGTGTGGAACATCATCAATGGCGGCTCGGATACGGTGCAGCGCCAGGTTGGCGACTTCAGCGACCACGATGAACGCTATGAGCGCGCGATCGAGTTCATGGACGTGGTCAAGGGCTACTGGCACTCGGAGAACTTCCACTATCAGGGGCGCTTCTACAAGGCCGAAGGTGGCGGCCTGCGCGGCCCGCAGAAAAAGGCCGAACTGCCGCTGATCTGCACCGCCGGCTCGTCGCTTGCGGCGCGGGAATTCGCCGCCCGCCACGCCGACTTCTACCTGATGCGGGCCGAGCACCCGAGCGAGATCCGCGCGCTGATCGCCGACATTCGCGAGCGGGCGCTCAAGCATGGCCGCAGCAATATCCGCTTTGGCCTGTCGATCGATGTCATCACCCGCGAGACCGAAGCCCTGGCCCTGGCCGAGGCCAAGCGCTTCTTCGACGAAGGCGTGGCCAAGGGCGCGGTCAAGGCCGTGGCCGCCCATGCCGGGCTGCGCACCGCGCGCAAGCTCAGCTACGAAAGTGAGTACGCGGCCAAGGATGAAACCCGGCCGTTCGACGACTTTTTCATCTACCCCAACGTCTGGGCCGGTTTCGGTTATATCGGCATCCCGCCAGGCCTGGCGCTGGTTGGCAGCTACGAGAACGTGGTGGCGCGGATTCGCGAGTACAACCAGTTAGGCATCGACCTGTTCTTCCTCGCCGGTTACCCGCACCTGGAAGAAGCCTACCGCCTGGGCGAGCACATCCTCCCGCATTTTCGCAGCGAACGAGCGCCGCTCAAGCGCATCGACACCCAGGCGCCGGCCCTGCGTGCGGCAGGAGCCTGA
- a CDS encoding GNAT family N-acetyltransferase, with the protein MPFTTRVARPSDAEALSIIAGQTFALASPPDAAAQALQEYIDTRLQPEHFVLHLLNPRKRLRVLEHLGEVVGYSLVDNAPEVLGIAEADGLPELSRCYVLPEQHGQGGAQLLLDDTLAQVRGGIRLTVNEQNARAIRFYQRNGFSKVGEAFFECGPERHRDWVMVARR; encoded by the coding sequence ATGCCATTCACTACCCGTGTTGCCCGGCCCAGTGATGCCGAGGCGCTGAGCATCATCGCTGGCCAGACCTTCGCCCTGGCCAGCCCGCCGGACGCTGCCGCCCAGGCGTTGCAGGAATACATCGACACCCGGCTGCAGCCCGAGCATTTCGTCCTGCACCTGCTCAACCCGCGCAAGCGCCTGCGGGTGCTGGAGCACCTGGGTGAGGTGGTGGGCTACAGCCTGGTCGACAACGCGCCCGAGGTGCTGGGAATTGCCGAGGCGGACGGCCTGCCGGAGCTCAGCCGCTGCTATGTGCTGCCCGAGCAACATGGCCAGGGCGGCGCGCAGCTGTTGCTCGACGACACCCTGGCGCAGGTGCGCGGCGGCATTCGCCTGACCGTCAACGAACAGAATGCCCGGGCCATCCGCTTCTACCAGCGCAATGGTTTTAGCAAAGTGGGCGAGGCGTTTTTCGAATGCGGGCCGGAGCGCCATCGCGACTGGGTGATGGTCGCGCGGCGGTGA
- a CDS encoding GNAT family N-acetyltransferase: MTVQLTPATDQYRTFARDLTRRAMLAYYREFDLLWQEEAFDQAWEWREQWLISEAEQPLGYFSLSQDRQALFIRELHLLEGFRGRGVGSWVLAQLADWTRQRQLPLLRLMVFKSNPARFLYLREGFVCVGEDECFLRLQRAIA, translated from the coding sequence ATGACTGTGCAACTGACCCCCGCCACCGACCAGTACCGCACCTTCGCCCGCGACCTCACGCGCCGGGCCATGCTGGCGTATTACCGCGAGTTCGATCTGCTCTGGCAGGAAGAAGCCTTCGACCAGGCCTGGGAGTGGCGCGAGCAGTGGCTGATCAGCGAAGCCGAGCAACCGCTGGGCTACTTCAGCCTCAGCCAGGACCGCCAGGCCCTGTTCATCCGTGAACTGCACCTGCTCGAAGGCTTTCGCGGCCGTGGCGTCGGCAGCTGGGTGTTAGCGCAACTGGCCGACTGGACCCGCCAACGGCAATTGCCGCTGCTGCGCCTGATGGTGTTCAAGAGCAACCCGGCACGGTTCCTGTACCTGCGCGAGGGCTTTGTCTGTGTCGGCGAAGACGAGTGCTTTTTGCGCCTGCAGCGGGCGATCGCCTAG
- a CDS encoding nitrite/sulfite reductase, protein MYHYDEYDRALVFERVAQFRDQVRRFMAGELSEEEFLPLRLQNGLYMQKHAYMLRVAIPYGTLGARQMRTLAQIAREYDRGYGHFTTRQNIQFNWIELAQVPDILQRLAEVEMHAIQTSGNCVRNITTEAFAGVAADELLDPRPLAEILRQWSTINPEFLFLPRKFKIAICSAIEDRAAIMMHDIGLYLYRDGRGQMCLRVMVGGGLGRTPILGLQIREGLAWQHLLSYVEAILRVYNRHGRRDNKYKARIKILVKALGIEAFSREVEEEWQHIKDGPAQLTEDEFQRVAAAFEPPAYDSVIDNELAYDTHLAQDHAFARWVACCVKPHKVPGYASVVLSTKPGDASPPGDLTDAQMDAVADWSEQFGFGEIRIAHEQNLILPDVRKRDLHALWRLACERGLGTANIGLLTDIIACPGGDFCALANATSIPIAQSIQRRFDDLDYLHDLGELSLNISGCINACGHHHIGNIGILGVDKNGSEWYQVTLGGAQGKHSTLGKVIGPSFSAAEIPQVIEQIIATYCAYRELDEPFVDTVRRVGLEPFKERVYTKRPEELICVM, encoded by the coding sequence ATGTATCACTATGACGAGTATGACCGTGCACTGGTGTTCGAGCGCGTGGCGCAGTTTCGCGATCAGGTGCGCCGGTTCATGGCTGGCGAACTGAGCGAAGAAGAGTTCCTGCCCCTGCGCCTGCAGAACGGCCTGTATATGCAAAAGCATGCCTACATGCTGCGCGTGGCCATCCCCTACGGCACCCTCGGCGCCCGGCAGATGCGCACCCTGGCGCAGATCGCGCGCGAGTACGACCGTGGCTACGGCCACTTCACCACGCGCCAGAACATTCAGTTCAACTGGATCGAACTGGCCCAGGTGCCGGACATCCTTCAGCGCCTGGCCGAGGTCGAGATGCATGCGATCCAGACCTCCGGCAACTGCGTGCGCAATATCACCACCGAAGCCTTTGCCGGTGTTGCCGCCGACGAGCTGCTCGACCCGCGGCCGCTGGCCGAGATCCTGCGCCAGTGGTCGACCATCAACCCGGAATTCCTGTTTTTGCCGCGCAAGTTCAAGATCGCCATCTGCTCGGCGATTGAAGACCGCGCGGCGATCATGATGCATGACATCGGCCTCTACCTGTACCGCGACGGCCGTGGCCAGATGTGCCTGCGGGTGATGGTCGGCGGCGGCCTGGGGCGCACGCCGATCCTCGGTTTGCAGATCCGCGAAGGGCTGGCGTGGCAGCACCTGTTGTCGTATGTCGAAGCGATTTTGCGCGTGTACAACCGCCATGGCCGGCGCGACAACAAGTACAAGGCGCGGATCAAGATCCTGGTCAAGGCGCTGGGCATCGAGGCGTTCTCCCGCGAGGTGGAGGAGGAGTGGCAACACATCAAGGACGGCCCGGCGCAACTGACCGAAGACGAGTTCCAGCGGGTCGCCGCCGCCTTCGAACCACCGGCCTACGACAGCGTCATCGACAATGAACTGGCCTACGACACCCACCTGGCCCAGGACCACGCCTTCGCCCGCTGGGTGGCCTGTTGCGTCAAACCGCACAAGGTGCCGGGCTATGCCAGCGTGGTGCTCTCGACCAAACCGGGCGATGCCTCGCCACCGGGTGACCTGACCGATGCGCAGATGGATGCCGTGGCCGACTGGTCGGAGCAGTTCGGTTTTGGCGAGATCCGCATTGCCCACGAGCAGAACCTGATCCTCCCCGACGTGCGCAAGCGCGACCTGCATGCACTCTGGCGCCTGGCCTGCGAGCGGGGCCTGGGCACGGCCAACATTGGTCTGTTGACCGACATCATCGCCTGCCCGGGTGGCGACTTCTGCGCTCTGGCCAACGCCACCTCGATTCCCATCGCGCAGTCGATCCAGCGCCGCTTCGATGACCTGGACTACCTGCACGACCTGGGCGAACTGAGCCTGAACATCTCCGGCTGCATCAACGCCTGCGGCCACCACCACATCGGCAATATTGGCATCCTCGGCGTCGATAAAAATGGCAGCGAGTGGTACCAGGTGACCCTCGGTGGCGCCCAGGGCAAGCACAGTACCCTGGGCAAGGTCATCGGCCCGTCGTTCAGCGCCGCCGAGATCCCGCAGGTGATCGAACAGATCATCGCCACCTACTGCGCCTATCGCGAGCTGGATGAGCCCTTTGTCGACACCGTGCGCCGGGTCGGCCTGGAACCCTTCAAGGAACGGGTCTATACCAAGCGCCCGGAGGAGCTGATATGCGTAATGTAA
- a CDS encoding sigma-54 interaction domain-containing protein gives MSLITHPHARELTKSVRATVLVFKDPRSQELLSRIERLAPSEANTLIIGETGTGKELVARHIHQLSRRGREPFVAVNCGAFAETLVESELFGHEKGAFTGATNSKAGWFEAANGGTLFLDEIGDLPLNMQVKLLRVLQEREVVRLGSRTPIPINVRLVAATNVNLADAVVAGHFREDLFYRLHVATIRLPPLRERPGDILPLAEFFLEEHCQRLGYSRASLSLESERKLLSHSWPGNIRELENAIHHALLVCRKQVVQPADLHLVDMRSVGIRQEEHSQPLRIASEPPNLEAALTALFEQNIPDLYEHIEETVFRTAYRFCHGNQLQTGRLLNISRNIVRARLEKIGELKRSEGVVG, from the coding sequence ATGTCGCTGATAACCCATCCCCACGCCCGGGAACTGACCAAATCCGTTCGCGCCACCGTTCTGGTGTTCAAGGACCCGCGCTCCCAGGAACTGCTCAGCCGCATCGAACGCCTGGCGCCGAGTGAAGCCAATACCCTGATCATTGGCGAGACCGGCACCGGCAAGGAGCTGGTCGCCCGGCATATCCATCAACTCAGCCGCCGCGGGCGCGAGCCGTTCGTGGCGGTCAACTGCGGTGCCTTTGCCGAAACCCTGGTCGAGAGCGAGCTGTTCGGCCACGAGAAAGGCGCCTTTACCGGCGCCACCAACAGCAAGGCCGGCTGGTTCGAAGCGGCCAACGGCGGCACGCTGTTCCTCGATGAAATCGGCGACCTGCCGTTGAACATGCAGGTCAAGTTATTGCGGGTGCTGCAGGAGCGCGAGGTGGTGCGCCTCGGTTCGCGCACACCGATCCCGATCAACGTGCGCCTGGTGGCGGCGACCAACGTCAACCTGGCCGATGCGGTGGTGGCCGGGCATTTTCGTGAAGACCTGTTTTACCGCCTGCACGTGGCAACCATCCGTCTGCCGCCGCTGCGCGAACGGCCGGGGGATATCCTGCCGCTGGCCGAATTCTTCCTCGAAGAGCACTGCCAGCGCCTGGGTTACAGCCGCGCCAGCCTAAGCCTGGAAAGCGAACGCAAGCTGCTCTCGCACAGCTGGCCGGGCAACATCCGCGAGCTGGAAAACGCCATTCACCATGCCTTGCTGGTATGCCGGAAACAGGTGGTGCAGCCGGCCGACCTGCATTTGGTGGACATGCGTTCGGTGGGCATCCGCCAGGAGGAACACAGCCAGCCGCTGCGCATCGCCAGCGAGCCGCCGAACCTTGAGGCGGCGCTGACGGCGCTGTTCGAGCAGAACATCCCGGACTTGTACGAGCATATCGAGGAGACGGTGTTTCGCACCGCGTACCGCTTCTGCCATGGCAACCAGTTGCAGACCGGGCGCCTGCTCAATATCAGCCGCAACATCGTGCGGGCGCGGTTGGAGAAGATTGGTGAGTTGAAGCGCAGCGAAGGTGTAGTGGGGTAG
- a CDS encoding polysaccharide lyase, with amino-acid sequence MPVKTWAALGLGLCASLQLGSSLAATSIWPPRATAQSAMIADYRTLSCSKEVPPPYTGSLQMQSKYDQRDASKSTLRSTPDASSEQIDKQVKPFIGGLIYASKRFQRAKNPQEANMALACQDQWLERWAQAGALLNPDASSTGMAARKWAVAAMASTLLMTQAASDAKLQLSPAQKAWFSQLGERIIAEYQPRRTPGFAWFNNHDYWAAWAVAATGMLVQRDDFIQWADGNLRRGLQQAVKSADGSYAYLPLEVARSKLAATYSQYALVPLVLLAESARANGLAWSSDDQQTLERLANFAARSILDPDGLPELKGKSQSDVAPYKLAWLIPFLQRAPGNRLARQLYDSEDGEVDNYSQIGGPLKPFYPKLP; translated from the coding sequence ATGCCTGTAAAAACCTGGGCAGCACTGGGCCTGGGCCTGTGCGCCAGCCTGCAGTTGGGCAGCAGCCTGGCCGCCACCTCGATCTGGCCGCCGCGGGCCACCGCGCAGTCGGCGATGATCGCCGACTACCGGACCTTGAGCTGCAGCAAGGAAGTACCGCCGCCCTACACCGGCAGCTTGCAGATGCAGAGCAAGTACGACCAGCGCGACGCCAGCAAGTCGACCCTGCGCAGCACCCCGGATGCCAGCAGCGAGCAGATCGACAAGCAGGTCAAGCCGTTCATCGGCGGGCTGATCTACGCCAGCAAGCGCTTCCAGCGGGCCAAGAATCCGCAGGAAGCGAACATGGCCCTGGCCTGTCAGGACCAGTGGCTGGAGCGCTGGGCCCAGGCCGGTGCGCTGCTCAACCCCGACGCCAGCAGCACCGGCATGGCCGCACGTAAATGGGCAGTGGCGGCCATGGCCTCGACCCTGCTGATGACCCAGGCCGCCAGCGACGCCAAGCTGCAATTGTCGCCGGCGCAAAAGGCCTGGTTCAGTCAACTGGGCGAGCGCATCATCGCCGAGTACCAGCCGCGCCGTACCCCGGGCTTTGCCTGGTTCAACAACCATGACTACTGGGCGGCCTGGGCCGTGGCGGCGACCGGCATGCTGGTGCAGCGCGACGATTTCATCCAGTGGGCCGACGGCAACCTGCGCCGTGGCCTGCAGCAGGCGGTCAAATCCGCCGATGGCAGCTACGCCTACCTGCCGCTGGAAGTGGCGCGCAGCAAGCTGGCCGCCACCTACAGCCAGTACGCCCTGGTGCCGCTGGTGCTCCTGGCCGAATCGGCGCGGGCCAATGGCCTGGCGTGGAGCAGCGACGATCAGCAGACCCTGGAACGGCTGGCAAACTTCGCCGCGCGCAGCATCCTCGACCCCGACGGCCTGCCCGAGCTCAAGGGCAAGTCACAGAGCGACGTCGCCCCGTACAAACTGGCCTGGCTGATCCCCTTCCTGCAGCGCGCCCCGGGCAACCGCCTGGCCCGCCAGCTGTATGACAGCGAGGATGGCGAGGTCGACAACTACAGCCAGATCGGCGGCCCGCTCAAGCCGTTCTATCCCAAACTGCCGTAA